One Thermodesulfobacteriota bacterium genomic window carries:
- a CDS encoding glycosyltransferase, whose amino-acid sequence MEHSSTNSTINRIAFIGNYLPRQCGIATFNTDLCEAIATEYGGTTCIALPVNDIEGGYAYPPRVRFELTEKDIESYRRAADFLNINNVDLVCLQHEYGIFGGRAGSHILSLLCELRMPIVTTLHTILRDPDPDQRRVLEEVAALSDRLVVMSERGAEFLQEVYGVSPEKIDQIPHGIPDVPFVDPSFHKDLFGVEGKIVLLSFGLLSANKGIENVIAALPSIVARYPNVVYIILGATHPHVIQHEGETYRLSLQWMAQEKGVEGNVIFYNRFVSLEELVEFIGAADIYITPYLNAAQISSGTLAYTLGAGKAVISTPYWYAEEMLAEERGALVPFRDPTALAEQVIDLLDNESKRHAMRKRAYLFGRAMIWPEVARRYMDSFERARAERRHFTPLGFAVKPLDKRPGELPPLKLDHLRHMTDETGMLQHALFTVPDYREGYTTDDNARALMVSVLLEELGYGEALELASRYLAFIWYAFNVESGRFRNFMDYQRHWLEDNGSDDCHGRTLWALGIMLGRSNTPALQSMAGRLFEQALPAIRGTTSPRAWAFALIGIHEYLRRFAGDRRANQALEELGGRLLTLYQSHRLDEWRWYEDGLTYCNAVLPHALLMCGQSIPNNAMTEAGLESLSWLADLQRADAEGGHFVPIGSNGFYQRGGERDRFDQQPVEAQAMVSACLEAYRVTGDNRWRKEARRAFEWFLGRNDLNLPIYDPTTGGCRDGLHPDRPNENQGAESTLAFLQALLELRLAENTLLSVEARSQ is encoded by the coding sequence ATGGAACACAGCTCAACCAATTCAACAATCAACCGCATTGCATTCATAGGCAACTACTTGCCGCGCCAGTGCGGGATCGCCACGTTTAACACCGACTTGTGTGAGGCCATCGCTACCGAATATGGTGGAACAACGTGCATTGCCCTGCCCGTCAACGACATCGAAGGCGGTTACGCCTATCCGCCTCGTGTTCGATTTGAGCTGACGGAAAAGGATATTGAGTCGTATCGCCGCGCCGCTGACTTCCTGAATATCAACAATGTAGACCTGGTGTGCCTGCAACACGAATATGGCATCTTCGGCGGGCGAGCGGGCAGTCACATCCTGTCCCTCTTGTGTGAATTGCGCATGCCCATTGTCACCACCTTGCACACCATTCTGCGCGACCCCGACCCCGATCAACGCCGTGTGTTGGAAGAAGTCGCGGCATTGTCAGATCGATTGGTCGTCATGAGCGAGCGCGGCGCGGAATTCTTGCAAGAGGTCTACGGTGTGTCTCCGGAGAAGATTGATCAGATCCCACACGGCATCCCCGATGTGCCCTTTGTGGACCCGAGTTTTCACAAAGACCTGTTTGGCGTCGAAGGTAAAATTGTCTTACTCAGTTTTGGATTGCTCTCGGCGAACAAAGGGATCGAGAATGTCATCGCCGCGCTGCCCAGCATTGTGGCCCGCTATCCGAACGTGGTGTACATCATCCTCGGCGCGACCCATCCCCACGTGATCCAACACGAAGGCGAAACGTATCGGTTGTCACTGCAATGGATGGCTCAAGAAAAAGGCGTGGAGGGTAACGTGATCTTCTACAACCGATTTGTCAGTTTGGAGGAACTCGTCGAGTTCATCGGCGCCGCGGACATTTACATCACGCCCTATCTCAACGCGGCGCAGATCAGCTCGGGCACACTTGCCTACACCCTGGGGGCGGGCAAGGCAGTGATTTCGACGCCATATTGGTATGCGGAAGAGATGCTTGCCGAAGAGCGGGGAGCACTAGTGCCATTCCGCGATCCGACGGCATTGGCCGAGCAAGTGATTGACTTGTTGGACAACGAGTCCAAGCGCCACGCCATGCGCAAGCGGGCTTATCTGTTTGGGCGGGCGATGATCTGGCCAGAGGTGGCGCGTCGCTACATGGACAGTTTTGAACGCGCCCGCGCCGAACGCCGACATTTCACTCCGCTCGGCTTTGCGGTCAAACCACTCGACAAACGGCCGGGCGAATTACCGCCCCTCAAACTCGATCACTTGCGCCACATGACCGACGAGACCGGTATGTTGCAGCACGCCCTGTTCACGGTGCCCGACTATCGTGAGGGCTACACCACCGACGACAACGCCCGCGCGCTGATGGTGAGTGTTCTGCTGGAGGAACTGGGCTATGGCGAGGCCTTAGAACTGGCTTCCCGTTATCTCGCCTTCATCTGGTATGCCTTCAATGTGGAGAGCGGACGCTTTCGCAACTTTATGGATTACCAGCGTCACTGGCTAGAAGATAACGGTTCGGACGATTGCCACGGTCGCACGTTATGGGCGTTGGGCATCATGTTGGGCCGTTCTAACACGCCGGCACTGCAGAGTATGGCTGGCCGGTTGTTCGAGCAGGCATTGCCCGCCATTCGCGGCACGACCAGCCCACGGGCCTGGGCTTTCGCCCTCATAGGCATCCACGAGTATCTTCGCCGGTTTGCCGGTGACCGCAGGGCAAACCAGGCCCTGGAGGAATTGGGTGGACGGCTGTTGACGTTGTATCAAAGCCACCGCTTGGATGAATGGCGCTGGTACGAAGACGGGCTAACCTATTGCAACGCCGTTCTCCCACATGCTCTACTCATGTGTGGGCAATCCATACCGAATAACGCCATGACCGAGGCCGGACTTGAGTCGCTCAGTTGGCTGGCCGACTTGCAGCGCGCTGATGCGGAAGGGGGTCATTTTGTCCCCATTGGATCCAACGGCTTTTATCAGCGGGGCGGTGAGCGTGACCGGTTCGATCAACAGCCGGTGGAGGCTCAAGCCATGGTCTCCGCCTGCCTCGAAGCATACCGGGTCACGGGAGACAATCGCTGGCGCAAGGAAGCCCGACGCGCCTTCGAGTGGTTCCTCGGGCGAAACGACTTGAACCTTCCCATCTACGACCCGACAACGGGCGGTTGTCGCGACGGTCTGCATCCCGACCGCCCGAACGAGAATCAGGGCGCGGAGTCTACGCTGGCATTTCTCCAGGCCTTGCTAGAGCTGCGACTAGCTGAGAATACTCTTCTATCCGTGGAGGCACGATCTCAATGA